The region CCCGCCTTGCGCAACAAGGTACATGACGGGTTCGGTGCGGCGCACGGGCTGCTGCAATGGCTGCTGTATCTGCTGGTGCTGGTCCACATAGCGGGCGCGCTGAAGCACCAGATGCAGGGGGAGAAGGAATTGCAGCGGATGTTGCCGGGGTAAGCTTCTCAGCAATTTCCGTCATCCCGGACTTGATCCGGGGTCCATTCCTCCGCCCGCGGTGCCGTTGCGCTTCTCGCGCCGACATTGCCAAGCGGCCCGTTGGATCCCGGATCAGGTGCGGGATGACGGGAGCGACGGTCTACCCCGAATTCCGCAGCGCGGTGGCGATCGCGTTGATCGACAGCAGAATGCCCTCGCCGATCCGTTCGTCCTCGTCGCCGGCGCGGCGGCGCTTGATCAGTTCGATCTGCAACAGGTTGAGCGGCTCGATATAGGGCAAACGGAGGCGGATCGACGTTTCGAGCGCCGGATGCTTTTCGAGCAGGCGCGACTGGCCGGTGGCGGCGAGCAGGCCGTCATGCGCCTGGCCCCAGCCGGATTTGATCTGGCCGAACACCGTGTCACGCAACGATGCGTCCTCGACCAAGGCGGCATAGCGCGCCGCGATGCCCATGTCGGACTTGGCGATGACCTGTTCCATGTTGGCGAGGCTCGCGGCGAAGAACGGCCAGCTTTCGGCCATTTCGCGGAGCAGCCCCTTGTCCTCGAACCCGGCCAGCGCCTGGCCGACGCCGTACCAGCCGGGCAGCATGACGCGCGCTTGTGCCCAGCTGAACACCCAGGGGATCGCGCGCAGATCCTCGATCCGGTCGGATTTCGTGCGGCTGGCCGGGCGGCTGCCGATATTGAGTCCGGCAATCTCGGTCAGCGGCGTCATCTGGCGGAAGAAGGTGCGGAACCCCTGCGCGTCGTCATTATAGACAAGGTCGCGATACGCCATGAACGCGGCGTCGGACAAAGTCGTCATCGCCGCGCCGAAACGCTTGGTGTCGGCGGCCGACAGCTGGTCGGGTTCCAGGCTGGCGAGCAACGTCGCCGAGGCCATCGCCTCCAGATTGGCCATCGCACTTTCGCGCGTGCCGTATTTGCCGGCGATCACCTCGCCCTGTTCGGTGATGCGGATGCGGCCCTGCACCGTCCCGAAAGGCTGCGCGCGGATCGCGGCGAAGCTGGAACCGCCGCCGCGTCCGACCGCGCCGCCGCGGCCGTGGAACAATTGCATGCCGATCCCGGCTTTCTCGAACACCGGCTTCAGCGCGGTAGAGGCGACCGACAGGCTCCAGGTCGAAGTGAGATAACCGCCGTCCTTGTTGCTGTCGCTATAGCCGATCATCACTTCCTGATGGCCGCGCTTGCCGGCGATGGCGACGATCTCGGGCAGGGCCAGCCACTCGGTCATGATGCCGGGCGCGGCCTCCAGATCGCCGATCGTCTCGAACAGCGGCACCGCCATGATCGCCGCGCTCGGCCCGTCCCCGGGGCGATAGAGGCCGACTTCCTTGAGCAGCAGGTTGATTTCGAGCAGGTCGGACACCGACTGCGCCATCGAGACGATGTAATTGGTGATGCACCCCGCACCGTAGCGCGCATGCGCCTCGGCGGCGGCGCGGACGATGTTCAGTTCGCCGGTCGTCTCCTCCGAATATTCGGCGAAGCTGCTGGTCAGCGGGCGGGCGTTGGAGAGTTCGGCGCGAAGCAGCACGGTGCGGGCGGCTTCGTCCAGCGCCAGATAATCGTCCTCGACACCGGCGACCTTGAGCAGTTCGGCCACAACGCGTTCGTGCACCGCGCTGTTCTGGCGCAGATCGAGCGTGGCGAGGTGGAAGCCGAAGGTCTCGACTGCTCGAATCAGGCGACCCAGCGCGCCGCCGGTGGCGAGCGGGCCCCCATGCCTGACGGCATCCTCGGCAGCCAAGCCGTGGGCGATCGCAACAAGGTCGGCGCGGAACGCCTGCGGGCCGTCATACGCCTCGCCCTTGAGCGGGCCGGGGCGCGGTGCGGGCTTGCCGGTCAGTTTGAGATGCGTGGCAACGAGCCGGGCATAGATGCCGGACAACGCGCGGCGATACGGTTCGTCGCTCCGGCTGGCCGCGGTGTCGCCGCTGGCGTCCGCCAGCGACTCGACGCCGGGATCGGCCGGTGCGAGATCCGTCGAGATGGAAAGCTCGGCACCCAGCGCGTGAACCGCGTCGAGATAATAACCCAGCACCGCTTCGCACGCCTTGCCCAGTGCGGTGCGCAGCGAATCGGCGGTGACGAAGGGATTGCCGTCGCGGTCGCCGCCGATCCAGCTGCCGGGGCGCAGGAAGCTCGGGGTGCGCGCGCCCAAGGCCCGATCCCAACGCTGATAGAGCGCGGGCAGCGCGGGCAGGAACACGTCACGCAGATAGCTGAGCGCGGTCTCGACCTCGTCGGCGACGTACAGCCGTTCGCGGCGCAGCACGCGAGTCTGCCACAGCAAGGCGATCTGGCGCAGGATCGCCTCCTCGACCTTGTCACCCTCGGGCGTCTCGTCGAGCCCGCGATCCTTCATCGCCATCAGCGCGGCGATTCGGTTGCGGTGATCGATCATCGACTTGCGACGCACCTCGGTCGGGTGGGCGGTGAGGACTGGGGCTATTAGGGATTGATCGAGCTGATTCATCACCGCGTCGTGTCCGATGCCCTCCGCGGCCAGGCGTTTCAGGGCGGCGTCGACCGTCGCGCCCTGCTCGGCGGCGACGCCCTGCCGATCCTCGGCGAGATTGGCGAGCATCGAAAAGAGCATGAAACCGCGGACGAAATCGAGCGTCTCGTCGATATCCAGCCGCTCGAGCCCGAGATCGGTATCCGCGGACCCGTTGCCGTTGCCGCCGCCGTTGCTGCGATGACGATCGACCGAGGCGGCGCGGATATGTTCGGTGCGCTCGAACAGTTTCTCGCCGCCATAAGCGCGGATCACGTCGCCGAGCAGCTTGCCCAGGAAGCGGATGTCGGGATTGTTCGTGATCGCGGGGAGGTCGGCCATGACTTCATGCTGCGCTGCGGCACGATTCGCGTCAACCGTGTCCGTCCGCGACGAGGACGTCATTGCGTGTTGCCGACCGCGTTGCGCCTGCCCCAGCCCGCCGCGTCGCGCTCGGCGCTGCTTAGGATGCGATCGTGATCGACGTCGGCGGCATCGAAGCGCGCGAGTTGCGCCGCCTCGAACTCGCCGAGACTGACATGGCCGTCATGGTTGGCATCGGCCGCCATCACCCGCGCGACCCGATCGGGGCGAAGTTCGCCGTGCTCGATCGTCGAATTGCGATCGGCGTCCATCGCGCGGAACCGAAGTTCGATCCCGGACGCGAAATCGGCGCGATGCTGGTTGGTCGGCGGCCGGAAGTCGACCGCGTCGCCCTTGGCCTCCTGATCGGAACAGGCCCCGAGCAGCGCCAGAACCGGCAGGACGAGAAATGACGGGGCAAGCACGCGCATGTCGAAGGCCTTATGCTGGAAAGTGGGTCGAACGGCGCGCGGGCGCGTTCAGTTCCGGCTGCCGTCGAAGCGCAGCATGTTGCCGAACGGATCGGTCAAGGTCGCCTCGTCCGAGGTCGCGCCGGGCCGGGCGAAGCTGGCCTGCTTGGCGCGCAGCTCGGCGAACAGGCTGCGCGGATTTCCGGTACGGATCCACACCGCGCTGCCCGGCGTGCCATCGCCATAATGTTCCGAGAGATGGAGGACCATGCCGCCGCGCGACACCTGCATGTAGAGCGGCAGATCATCGGCGAAACGATGCTCCCAATCGAGCGTGCAGCCGAGAAAGTCGCAATAGAATTCCAGCGCCTTGTCCCGATCGTAGATGCGCAGGATCGGAATCGCCGCCGACAAGACGGGTGCGTCGCTCATGCCTCCAGCTCGACGTCCCAATAGAGCCAGTCGTGCCAGGTATCGTGCAGGTAATTGGGCGGAAAGCGCCGGCCATGTTCCTGCATCTGCCAGCTCGTCGGGCGGATCGCGGCAATGTGCAGCGGCATCTGCGCCTGTTTCGGCGTGCGGCCGCCCTTCTTCAGATTGCAGGGCGCGCAGGCGGTGGCGACGTTCTCCCATGTCGTGCGGCCGCCCTGCGCGCGCGGGATGATGTGATCGAAGGTCAGATCGCTGCCACAGCCGCAATATTGGCAGGAGAATTTGTCGCGCAGGAACACGTTGAACCGCGTGAAGGCCGGGAAGGCGGAGGGGCGGACATAGGATTTGAGCGCGATGACCGAGGGCAGTTTCACCCGCCGCGTCGGGCTGCGCACCTCGCGTTCGTATTCGGCGACGATATCGACTCGGTCGAGAAACACCGCCTTGATCGCGGTCTGCCACGGCCAGACGGACAGCGGATAATAGCTGAGCGGCGTATAATCGGCGTTCAACACCAGAGCGGGACACCCGTCGGGGTGCCGGATCAGATCGGGATGGTACATAACCCCCTTTCTCTCGTCGCGCGTCGGCGCCGCTGCTCAAGTCCTTGACGGCGCTTTTGCCGACTTGGATGACGGTGTCATGACAGCACGGCGCACGACTCACGGTCAAGGGGGCGCGGCGCGGCGATGAACGCGGTGACTCGCTTCGCGCCCAGCCCGACCGGAAAGTTGCATCTCGGCCACGCCATATCCGCGATCCGGAGCCACGATCGCGCGCGCGCCGATGGCGGACATTTCCTGCTGCGGATCGAGGATATCGACGGCACGCGATCGCGGCCCGAGCATGTCGCGGGAATCCTGGAGGATCTGCGCTGGCTGGGCCTGGCCTGGGACGGGGAGGTGCTGTTCCAGTCGGCCCGGCTGGCGGCGTACGCCGCGGCGCTGGAAACGCTCAAGGCGCGGGGGCTGCTCTACCCCTGTTTCTGCACCCGTGCGGAGATCGCGCAGAGCCTGTCCGCGCCGCACGGCCCGATCGCGGCCTATCCCGGTACGTGCCGCCATATCGATCCCGATCGTCGCGCTGCCCGGCTGGCCGGCGAGGAGCATGCCTGGCGCATCGACATGGCCGCCGCCGTCGCGTCGGCCGGGCCGCTCGCGTGGACCGATGAGATCGCCGGATCGCACCGCGCCGATCCACTGGCACAGGGCGATGTCGTGCTGGCGCGCAAGGATGCGCCGGCCAGTTATCACCTGGCGGTGGTGGTCGACGATGCGCATCAGGGCGTGACGCATGTGGTGCGCGGCGCGGATCTGCGCGCGGCGACCGATATCCACCGTCTGCTGCAAGCCCTGCTCGCGTTGCCGACGCCGAGCTATCGGCACCACCCGCTGCTCACCGACGCCGACGGGCAGCGGCTGGCCAAGCGCAACGGCGCGCCGACGCTCGCGGCCCTGCGCGCCGACGGCGTGGACGGTCCGGCGCTGGCCGAGGATCTCCGCGCCGGGCGACTGCCCATTGGCTTTGCCCTGCCGAGCGCCTAGATAAGACGCATGAGCATTTTCCTGATCGTCCTCCTCGTCGCCGCGATGATCGCGGTGGTGGTCGTATTCGTGCGCGGCCTGGTCGTTTTCCTCGCCAACGCGACCGAGGAGGCGAAGAGCGGCGGCACCGGGCCGAGCGCGTCGGCGCTGAAATCGAACAAGATGATGCAGTATCGCATCTTCTTCCAGGCGATCGCGATCGTGATCGTCGTGCTGTTGCTGATGCTCGCCGGCAAGGGCTGATCCCGGGGCCGATCCGGCGCGGGCGTCCCTGAACGATGGTCAAGCTCAACAAGATTTACACCCGTACCGGCGACGACGGCACCACTGGACTCGTCGATGGATCGCGCGTGGCGAAGACCGACGCGCGGATGGCGGCGATCGGCGATGTCGACGAGGCGAACAGCGCGATCGGCGTGGCGATCGTCGCGCTCGGCGCGGGCGATCTCGCCACCGCCTTGACGCGGATCCAGAACGACCTGTTCGATCTCGGCGCCGACCTTGCCACGCCGGGCGAGGATTTTACCCCCGGTGAGATGACGTTGCGGATCGTCGCGGCCCAGGTTTCGCGGCTCGAAAACGAAATCGATGCGATGAACGCGCAGATGCCGTCGTTGACGAGCTTCATCCTGCCCGGCGGCACGGCGGGGGCGGCAGCGGTCCATCTGGCCCGTGCGATCGTGCGGCGGGCGGAGCGGGCGGGAGTGGCCGCGGCGGCGGAGGTTTCGATCAATCCGCTGGCGCTCGCGTTTCTCAACCGATTGTCGGATTATCTTTTCGTCGCCGCCAGATACGTGAACCAAAATGCGGGTGGCGACGTTCTGTGGGTGCCCGGCGCATCCCGCTAGCCGGAGGCTTGCTTCAGATCAATTGATCCGGCGCGACGTTCTGGATACGGAAGAACGGAATGCGAACACAGCCTCGTCTCGCCCCCGGCATTTCCACGTTGGCCGAACGGTTCGCCAAGGTGCGTGGATTGACCGAGGCGCTGGTCGCGCCGCTCTCCGATGCCGATGCCACCGTCCAGTCGATGGAGGATGCGTCGCCGGCCAAATGGCATCTGGCGCATACGACGTGGTTTCTCGAAACC is a window of Sphingomonas sp. Leaf357 DNA encoding:
- the ppc gene encoding phosphoenolpyruvate carboxylase → MADLPAITNNPDIRFLGKLLGDVIRAYGGEKLFERTEHIRAASVDRHRSNGGGNGNGSADTDLGLERLDIDETLDFVRGFMLFSMLANLAEDRQGVAAEQGATVDAALKRLAAEGIGHDAVMNQLDQSLIAPVLTAHPTEVRRKSMIDHRNRIAALMAMKDRGLDETPEGDKVEEAILRQIALLWQTRVLRRERLYVADEVETALSYLRDVFLPALPALYQRWDRALGARTPSFLRPGSWIGGDRDGNPFVTADSLRTALGKACEAVLGYYLDAVHALGAELSISTDLAPADPGVESLADASGDTAASRSDEPYRRALSGIYARLVATHLKLTGKPAPRPGPLKGEAYDGPQAFRADLVAIAHGLAAEDAVRHGGPLATGGALGRLIRAVETFGFHLATLDLRQNSAVHERVVAELLKVAGVEDDYLALDEAARTVLLRAELSNARPLTSSFAEYSEETTGELNIVRAAAEAHARYGAGCITNYIVSMAQSVSDLLEINLLLKEVGLYRPGDGPSAAIMAVPLFETIGDLEAAPGIMTEWLALPEIVAIAGKRGHQEVMIGYSDSNKDGGYLTSTWSLSVASTALKPVFEKAGIGMQLFHGRGGAVGRGGGSSFAAIRAQPFGTVQGRIRITEQGEVIAGKYGTRESAMANLEAMASATLLASLEPDQLSAADTKRFGAAMTTLSDAAFMAYRDLVYNDDAQGFRTFFRQMTPLTEIAGLNIGSRPASRTKSDRIEDLRAIPWVFSWAQARVMLPGWYGVGQALAGFEDKGLLREMAESWPFFAASLANMEQVIAKSDMGIAARYAALVEDASLRDTVFGQIKSGWGQAHDGLLAATGQSRLLEKHPALETSIRLRLPYIEPLNLLQIELIKRRRAGDEDERIGEGILLSINAIATALRNSG
- a CDS encoding EF-hand domain-containing protein, giving the protein MRVLAPSFLVLPVLALLGACSDQEAKGDAVDFRPPTNQHRADFASGIELRFRAMDADRNSTIEHGELRPDRVARVMAADANHDGHVSLGEFEAAQLARFDAADVDHDRILSSAERDAAGWGRRNAVGNTQ
- a CDS encoding glyoxalase superfamily protein, which codes for MSDAPVLSAAIPILRIYDRDKALEFYCDFLGCTLDWEHRFADDLPLYMQVSRGGMVLHLSEHYGDGTPGSAVWIRTGNPRSLFAELRAKQASFARPGATSDEATLTDPFGNMLRFDGSRN
- a CDS encoding HNH endonuclease yields the protein MYHPDLIRHPDGCPALVLNADYTPLSYYPLSVWPWQTAIKAVFLDRVDIVAEYEREVRSPTRRVKLPSVIALKSYVRPSAFPAFTRFNVFLRDKFSCQYCGCGSDLTFDHIIPRAQGGRTTWENVATACAPCNLKKGGRTPKQAQMPLHIAAIRPTSWQMQEHGRRFPPNYLHDTWHDWLYWDVELEA
- the gluQRS gene encoding tRNA glutamyl-Q(34) synthetase GluQRS, which encodes MNAVTRFAPSPTGKLHLGHAISAIRSHDRARADGGHFLLRIEDIDGTRSRPEHVAGILEDLRWLGLAWDGEVLFQSARLAAYAAALETLKARGLLYPCFCTRAEIAQSLSAPHGPIAAYPGTCRHIDPDRRAARLAGEEHAWRIDMAAAVASAGPLAWTDEIAGSHRADPLAQGDVVLARKDAPASYHLAVVVDDAHQGVTHVVRGADLRAATDIHRLLQALLALPTPSYRHHPLLTDADGQRLAKRNGAPTLAALRADGVDGPALAEDLRAGRLPIGFALPSA
- a CDS encoding twin transmembrane helix small protein — protein: MSIFLIVLLVAAMIAVVVVFVRGLVVFLANATEEAKSGGTGPSASALKSNKMMQYRIFFQAIAIVIVVLLLMLAGKG
- a CDS encoding cob(I)yrinic acid a,c-diamide adenosyltransferase, with amino-acid sequence MVKLNKIYTRTGDDGTTGLVDGSRVAKTDARMAAIGDVDEANSAIGVAIVALGAGDLATALTRIQNDLFDLGADLATPGEDFTPGEMTLRIVAAQVSRLENEIDAMNAQMPSLTSFILPGGTAGAAAVHLARAIVRRAERAGVAAAAEVSINPLALAFLNRLSDYLFVAARYVNQNAGGDVLWVPGASR